The proteins below are encoded in one region of Peromyscus eremicus chromosome 10, PerEre_H2_v1, whole genome shotgun sequence:
- the Prr27 gene encoding proline-rich protein 27: MKLLLWACVMCVAFAKRRRYPFIYKKSPSPSEEDYYGNRYPLTPSLNIPFGLWNDNLPPFLLPPLDVHQGNAITKFSGNPEAERGLTPYPWIPTSSKVRYIYQNPSYPTDPAAAAPPPPVPPPRAYPFVIPPKISVSSVAAEPAAAPPAAAPAVGEGLVPEFSMDKTISGLPPAIKLEPPPAEPKPPAAEPALGQFGAGAPETAPAQFGGLEPAPAPSGAAEPAATHPVIPEPAPPQSVAAAQAVPGENPADQSAENKPASGEPAVAPPIPVEPAAGQAAEAKPPAAEAAAAQAPATEPIAIAGQSVVGKLIPAEPTEAKVEAPEPVEAKPGSQEPQPFLFYQVEK, translated from the exons aaATCACCCTCACCCAGTGAAGAG gATTACTATGGAAATCGCTACCCACTTACTCCATCTCTCAATATCCCATTCGGCTTATGGAATGATAATTTACCACCTTTCCTTTTGCCTCCTCTTGACGTTCACCAAGGAAATGCCATCACCAAATTCTCTGGAAATCCTGAAGCTGAAAGAGGGCTAACTCCGTACCCTTGGATTCCTACTTCTTCTAAAGTTCGCTATATATACCAAAACCCTAGTTATCCCACAGATCCTGCAgcagctgctcctcctcctccagtgcCTCCTCCCAGGGCATACCCCTTTGTCATACCTCCAAAGATTTCTGTTTCATCTGTTGCAGCTGAACCTGCAGCAGCGCCCCCGGCAGCAGCGCCTGCTGTAGGCGAGGGTCTGGTACCTGAGTTCTCTATGGACAAAACTATTTCTGGCCTGCCTCCTGCAATCAAACTTGAACCACCACCTGCTGAACCCAAACCTCCTGCAGCGGAGCCTGCTCTAGGCCAATTTGGTGCTGGCGCGCCTGAGACTGCTCCAGCCCAGTTTGGTGGACTTGAACCTGCTCCTGCCCCATCTGGGGCCGCTGAGCCTGCTGCAACCCACCCCGTGATACCTGAACCCGCTCCACCCCAATCTGtggctgcagcccaggctgtACCAGGGGAAAACCCTGCAGACCAGTCTGCTGAAAACAAACCTGCTTCAGGTGAGCCTGCTGTAGCCCCGCCTATACCAGTTGAGCCGGCTGCAGGCCAGGCTGCCGAAGCCAAGCCTCCTGCAGCTGAGGCTGCTGCCGCCCAAGCTCCTGCAACTGAACCTATTGCTATTGCGGGCCAGTCTGTTGTGGGAAAGCTTATTCCAGCTGAACCTACCGAAGCCAAAGTGGAGGCACCTGAGCCTGTTGAGGCCAAACCTGGTAGCCAAGAGCCGCAGCCTTTTCTGTTTTACCAG gtaGAGAAGTGA